Part of the Jatrophihabitans sp. GAS493 genome, CCCGACCGGTGGGACGTGCCCCCGTCGAAGGGGGCGCCGAGGATGACCACATCGGCGTCGGCGAAGGTCTCCGGCTCCGCCCAGTCGCAGCGATCGACGCCGAGAAACGTGATGTCCGGTCCGAATTGCGCGCCATATCGTGCCATCACAGGAACCTACAGGAAGCATGCGCCTCGCAGCGGACCCGAGGCCCACAGACGGTTTTCGTGTTCGTTCAGCGTCCATACGATAGATTCAGCGGAAATTTATGCCTCCGGCAACGAATTCGCTTGCACACCGTCGACAGAACAGGAAGACTCAGGTCATGGCACGTAATCCGGCCCGGACAGAACTCGATGAAGTGAACCGAGCCATCATCGCCCAACTCCAGGAGGATGGGCGGCGGCCGTACGCCAGCATCGGAAAGGCCGTCGGACTCTCCGAGGCAGCGGTGCGGCAGCGCGTCGGCAAGATGGTCGAGTCCGGAGTGATGCAGATCGTGGCGGTCACCGACCCGACCCAGGTCGGCTTCGATCGTCAGGCGATGATCGCGATCACGGCCTCAGGCGACCTCGAGGCGCTGGCCGCGAAGCTGGCCGAGATCCCCGAAGTCGTCTACATCGTCGTGATCGCCGGTGGGTTCGACATTCTGGCCGAGGTCGTCGTAGCCGGCGACGACCACCTGCTGCGACTGGTCAACGGCCAGATTCGCGCCATTCCCGGTGTCACTCGAACCGAGACCTTTCTCTACCTCAAACTCGCAAAACAAACCTATGACTGGGGTGCACGATGACCACTACACCGGAGACCACGACCATGGCCGCTTCGGCCAACATCGACGCGGCGGCGCTGGACGCGAAGGCCCACGACCACCTCTGGATGCACTTCACCCGCCACTCCTCCTATGCCGAGTCGCCCGTACCGACCATCGTGCGCGGCGAAGGTTCTTATATTTACGACATAAACGGGCGTCGCTATCTCGATGGACTCTCCGGTCTCTTCGTCGTGAACGCAGGCCACGGACGTCGCGAACTGGCGGAGGCGGCCTACAAGCAGGCCAGTGAACTCAGCTTCTTCCCGCTCTGGTCCTACGCGCACCCGCCGGCTATCGAACTGGCCGATCGACTCGCTGACTACGCCCCCGGCGACCTGAACAAGGTCTTCTTCACCACCGGGGGCGGCGAAGCGGTGGAGACCGCGTGGAAGCTGGCCAAGCACTACTTCAAACTCATCGGAAAGCCCATGAAACACAAGGTTATCTCGCGCGCCATCGCCTATCACGGCACGCCGCACGGTGCCCTGTCGATCACCGGAATCCCCGAACTGAAGCAGATGTTCGAGCCGCTGGTCCCCGGCGCCCACAAGGTGCCGAACACCAACTTCTACCGGGCACCGGAGTTCGGCGACGACCTCAAGGAGTTCGGCCGCTGGGCAGCCGACGCGATCGAGCAGGCGATTCTCAACGAAGGTCCGGACACGGTGGCCTGCGTCTTCCTCGAACCGGTACAGAACGCCGGTGGCTGCTTCCCGCCGCCGCCCGGGTACTTCCAGCGTGTCCGCGAGATCTGCGACCGCTACGACGTGCTGCTGGTCTCCGATGAGGTGATCTGCTCCTTCGGGCGGCTCGGCCCGATGTTCGCGTGCGACAAGTTCGACTACATCCCGGACATGATCACCTGCGCGAAGGGGATGACCAGCGGCTACTCCCCCATCGGTGCTTGCATCGTCAGTGACCGCATCGCTGAGCCGTTCTGGCAGGGCGACACGATCTTCCCGCATGGCTTCACCTTCGGCGGGCACCCGGTCTCGGCCGCGGTTGCGCTGGCCAACTTCGACATCTTCGAACGTGAGGGGCTCAACCAGCGGGTACTCGACAACGAGCAGGCGTTCCGGGCCACCCTGGAGAAGCTCAACGATCTGCCCATCGTCGGCGACGTCCGCGGCGACGGATACTTCTACGGAATCGAGATGGTCAAGGACAAGCACACCCGTGAGACGTTCAACGACGACGAGGCCGAGCGACTTCTGCGTGGTTTCCTCTCCAAGGCGCTCTTCGAAGCCGGCCTCTACTGCCGGGCCGACGATCGCGGCGACCCGGTGATCCAGCTGGCGCCGCCGCTGATCTGCGGCCAGGGCGAGTTCGACGAGATGGAGCAGATTCTGCGCTCTGTACTCACCGAGGCATGGACGCGGCTGTAGCAAACGCCGAAGAACTACCGTAGATCCCAGAGGCTGTGGAACGACATCGGAGGCGCTATGAAGGTCGGAATTCCCCGCGAGATCAAGAATCACGAGTACCGGGTGGCGATCACGCCGGCCGGGGTGCACGAGCTGGTGACGAACGGCCATCAGGTCATCATCGAGCGCGATGCCGGAGTCGGTTCCTCGATTCCGAACGAGGACTACACGGCGGCCGGGGCGAAACTCCTCGATTCAGCCGATGACATCTGGGCCGACGCCGACCTGGTGCTGAAGGTGAAGGAGCCGATCGCCGAGGAGTATCCCCGCATGCGGCGCGATCAGGTGCTCTTCACCTACCTGCATCTGGCCGCCTCCAAGCCGTGCACCGATGCGCTGCTGGCCGCCGGTACCACGGCCATCGCCTACGAAACCGTGCAATTATCGGATCGTTCGCTGCCGCTGCTGGCCCCGATGTCCGAGGTGGCCGGCCGCCTCGCGCCGCAGGTCGGCTCGTATCACCTGATGCGTCAGGGCGGCGGCCGCGGCGTGCTGATGGGTGGCGTGCCCGGGGTCTACGCCGCTCGCGTCGTCGTCATCGGCGCCGGGGTCTCCGGCCAGAACGCGGCGGCCATCGCGATCGGCATGCAGGCCGAGGTGCTGCTGCTGGACCGCAACGTCGCACGGCTGCGGCAGATGGACGCGATCTACCAGGGCCACTGCCAGACCATCACCTCCAACAGCTACGAGATCGAGAAGGCGGTGCTGGATGCCGACCTGGTGATCGGCGCGGTACTGATCCCCGGGGCAAAGGCGCCGACGCTCATCAGCAACGAGTTGGTGTCGCGGATGAAGCCCGGGTCGGTGCTGGTCGACATCTCCATCGACCAGGGTGGCTGCTTCGAGGACTCACGCCCCACCACCCACGACGACCCGACCTATCAGATCCACAACTCGATCTTCTACTGCGTCGCAAACATGCCGGGCGCGGTCCCGCACACCTCGACCTACGCCCTCACCAATGTGACGCTGCCCTACGCACTTGAGTTGGCCAATCAGGGCTGGCGGGATGCGTTGCGCAGCGACCCGGCGCTCGCCCTGGGGCTCAACACCCACGAGGGCGCGGTCACCAACGAGCCGGTGGCCGCGGCCCAGGGTTACAGCAGCGTCTCCCTCGCCGACGTCCTCGGGTAGTCGATGTCGCTGCGGGATCTCTCGCTCTGGCACGAGACGGTGCCCGGATCGCTGCAGCCACGGGCCGCGCTGGACAGCGACCAGCGCGTGGACGTGGCGATCGTCGGTGCCGGCTACACCGGGCTCTGGACGGCGTACTACCTGCTCGAGAGCGATCCTTCCCTGCGGATCGCCATAGTCGAGTCCGAGATCGCCGGATTCGGCGCATCAGGTCGCAACGGTGGCTGGTGCTCGGCGCTCTACCCCGTCGGTGCCGCGTCGATGGCCCGTGAGCACGGGAAGGCCGCAGCCGTCGCCCAGTTGGCAGCGATGCGGTCAGCCGTCGACGAGGTGGTGCGGGTCGATGCCGTGGAGGGTCTGGACGCCGACGTGACGCGAGGTGGCACCGTCGTGCTGGCCCGCTCGGCCGCCCAGTTGCATCGGGCCCGCGACGAGGTCAGCGAGGCCGCGGACTTCGGCATCGACCTGCAGCTTCTCGACGCCGAAGCCGCCCGCGGCCGGCTGGGGGCCTCGGAGGTGTTGGGCGCGACATTCACCCCCGACTGCGCCGCGCTGCACCCGGCCAAGCTTGCTCGCCGGCTGGCCGAGGTCGTCGAGTCCCGCGGCGCGACGATCTATGAGATGACAGCGGCAACCAGCATCGAACCGGGCGCCGTTCACACCGCACGAGCGACCCTGCGGGCCGACACGGTGATTCGGGCCACCGAGGGATTCACCCCGCGGCTGCCGGGGTACCGTCGCGCCCTCGCCCCGATCTACTCGCTCATGATCGCCACCGAACCGCTTTCGCCGGCCGTCTGGGACGAGCTGGGTCTGCGGCACCGGGAAACCTTCTCCGACTTCCGGAACCTCATCATCTACGGGCAACGCACCGCCGACGATCGGATCGTCTTCGGCGGCCGGGGTGCGCCCTACCACTTCGGGTCGCGAATCGATCCGGCCTTCGACCGCAATGACGCCGTATTCTCCGGCCTGCAGCGGACGCTGGTCGAGCTCTTCCCGGCGCTGAGGCGGACCAAGATCACCCACCGCTGGGGCGGCCCGCTCGGCGTGGCCCGGGACTGGCGGCCGTCGGTTGGTCTGGATAGAACCACGGGCATCGGGTGGGCCGGTGGGTACGTCGGCGATGGGGTCTCGACCACGAATCTGGCCGGGCGCACACTGCGCGACCTCATCCTGGGCCGGGACTCCGAACTGACGGGGCTCAGCTGGGTCGGGCATCGGTCGCCGAACTGGGAGCCGGAACCGTTGCGCTGGCTAGGGGCCAACGCCGGACTGCAGGCAATGACCTGGGCCGACGCGGCCGAGGCCCGGGGTGGCCGGCCGTCTCGGGTTGCCGCCACGGTCAACCGGATCATCGGCCGCTGATGCTCAACCCCGCGGGCGCACGACGAGTTCAGTGACGACTGAGTCAGACGGGGTGGCCAGGATCTGCGCGATCATGACGGCCAGGGTCGCCGGCTGAATGTACTTCTGTGGCTCGTACTCCCCCGCCTCCTGAGCGCGGAGTTCGCGCTGCATCTCGGTGGCAACCCGCCCCGGGTACACGGTGCTCACTCGAAGCGCAGGCTCTTCTGCGCGCAGCGAGTCGGCCAGGCCGCGCAGACCGAACTTGCTGGCCGCGTAGACCGCGCTGTCGGCGCTCGCGTTCAGCCCCTGGCCGGAGTTGATGAGCACGACACTGCCCCGCCCCGCTCGCAGCCCAGGCAGGAGGACCCGGGTGAGCTCGGCCACGGCCGTGACGTTGAGGGTGAAGTGCTGCTCCCACAGCTCGGGCGAAGAGTTGGCCAGGCTGGCCCGCTGGGCTATGCCGGCGCTGTGCACCAGGCCGTCCAGGTGCCCGAGGTAGGGGCAGGCGTCGACGACGGCGGCGAAGCTGGCTGGCCGGCTCAGATCGAGCAGTATTCGCTCGGCGACAGGCAATTCCTTTAGCGCTGCTTCGTCCCGCCCGACGGCGATGATGTCGTGCGCGGGCGACAGCAGCTCCACCAGCGCCCGCCCGATGCCACGGGTGGCACCGGTGATCACATAGCGACCCATCGCGGCGTGACTCTCAGCCCGATGCCGCGAGCTGGCCGCAGGCGCCGTCGATCTCCCGACCCCGGGTGTCGCGGACGGTGACCGAGACTCCGTGCTGCTCGAGGCCACGGACGAACTCCCGCTCGACCGACTTCGGCGATGCGTCCCACTGCGACCCCGGTGTGGGATTGAGCGGGATGAGGTTCACGTGGGCCAGCCGGCCACGCAGCATCTCACCGAGGAGGTCGGCCCGCCAGGCGTGGTCGTTCACATCGCGGATCATCGCGTACTCGATCGAGTACCGGCGTCCGGTGCGGTCCGCGAACCCGTCGGCGGCCTCGAGTACCTCTTCGACGTTCCAGCGGGTGTTCACCGGCACCAGGGTGTTTCGCAATTCGTCGTCCGGCGCGTGCAGGGAGACGGCCAGGGTCACGTTCAATCCTTCGTCGGTGAGCTTGCGGATTGCCGGGACGAGCCCCACGGTGGAGACGGTGATCGAGCGCTGGGCCAGACCGAGTCCGGCCGGCGACGGATCGATGAGCCGGTGCAGCGCCGCCACCACCCGGTTGTAGTTGGCCAGTGGTTCACCCATGCCCATGAAGACGACGTTCGACAGCCGGCCCACCCCGCCGCCGAGCTCCCCGCGAGCCGCCGACCGGGCCGCCGCGGCGACCTGCTCCACGATCTCGCCGGTCGAGAGATTGCGCTTGAGGCCCCCCTGCCCGGTGGCGCAGAACGGACAGGCCATCCCGCACCCAGCCTGGCTGGAGACGCAGACCGTCATCCGCCCCGGGTAACGCATCAGCACACTCTCGACCAGGGTGCCGTCATGCAGCTTCCAGAGGGTCTTGCGAGTCGTTCCGGCATCGGTCTCCAGGTGCCGAACCTCAGTGAGTAGTGATGGCAGCAGCGCCGCGCCAAGTTCGCTGCGGGCGGCGGCCGGCAGGTCGGTCATCTGCGCTGGGTCGTTCTCCAACCGCGCGAAGTAGTGCCGGGAGAGCTGGTCGGCGCGAAACGCCGGATAGCCGAGTTCGGCCGCAGCTTCGCGGCGTTCGGACTCGGAGAGGTCGGCCAAGTGTCGGGGCGGCATGCCGCGTTTGGGGGCGTCGAAGATGAGCGGCAGCGAAGTCATAACGTATCCAGTGTGCCAGGCTCAGCCGCCCAGGATCGCCGTCAACACCAGGTAGGCCACGGCCGCGCACGGAAGCAGCGAATCCAGACGGTCCATCAGCCCGCCGTGGCCGGGAAGCAGACTCCCCATGTCCTTGATCCCGAGGTCGCGTTTGATCAATGATTCACCGAGGTCGCCGAGGGTCGCCGTCACCACCAGAGCGAGCCCGAGGAGCACCCCCTGCCACCAGGCGTGGTGAAAGGTCAAGGAGACGATGAGACCGCCGCAGATCGAGCAGGCCAGCACCGAGCCCGCGAAGCCCTCCCAGGTCTTGCCCTTGGAGACGATCGGAGCCAGCAGGTGCTTGCCGAAGAGCACACCGGCGGCGTAGCCACCGGTGTCGCTACAGACAACGATCGCGATGAACGTGATCACGCGCGCGACCCCGTCGTCGGCCCGGTCGAGCAGAACCGCGAAACTGGCCAGCATCGGCAAGTAGGTGAGGACGAGGATCGAACCGGCGACGTCGCGTTGATAGCCGGCCATGCCGTCGGCCAGCCGCCAGACGACCAGGGCCGCGACGGTGATCAGCAGCGCAACCACCAGCCCGTTGGGGCCACGCTGCCAGGCCGCCGTCTCCATCGCGATCCCGCCCACCAGCACCGGCACCAGGGGAACCCGCACGCCGGATGCCGACAGCGCCTTGACCAGCTCGTAGGCGCCGTAGCTGATCGCCACCATGATCACGATGACGAACGACGGCTTGTAGAGGAAGAGCGAGCCGAGGACCAGGGCGGCCAGGGCTACCGCGACCCCGATCGCGGCCGGCAGGTTGCGTCCGGCGCGCGATTTCGGCGGATCCGGCGGGTAGAGCTCGCGGACGTCGGCGTCGTCGTCGATGACCGCTGCGTGGCGTCCTCGGCGGCTGACGACGGCAGAGTCGACGACGGCCAGCGCGGTCGCGGGCTGGTCGGCGTCGGTGTCGTCGTCTGGCGCCGCGTGTCGATGGCGACCCGAACGGGTGCCGGCGACCCGCGGGACGCGAGTTGTCTCGGGATCAGTCACAGGCCACCGCCTGGGCGCTGACCACAGCGGGGGCTCATCAGATCTCGAGGAGTTCCGCTTCTTTGGCCTTCACGATGTCGTCGATGGACGCCGTGTACTTGCCAGTGGTCTTGTCGAGCTCCCCCTCGGCGCGGTGGGCATCGTCCTCACCGACCTCGCCGTCCTTGGCCAGCTTGTCGAGGGTGTCCTTCGCGTGGCGGCGAACGGCACGAATGGAGACCTTGGCGTCCTCACCCTTGCCCTTGGCGACCTTGACCATCTCGCGGCGCCGCTCCTCAGTGAGCTGCGGGAACACGATCCGGATGAGGGTGCCGTCGTTGCTCGGGTTCACGCCGAGGTCGCTGTCGCGGATGGCCTTCTCGATGGCGGCCAGCGAACTGACGTCGTAGGGCTTGATGATCGCCATGCGCGCCTCGGGGATAGAGACCGACGCCAGTTGCGGGATCGGGGTCATCGCGCCGTAGTACTCGACGTTGATGCGCGAGAAGGCGTTCGGGGTGGCGCGCCCGCTGCGGATTCCACCCATTTCGTCGCGGGCGACGGAGACGGCCTTCTCCATCTTCTCTTCAGCATCAAAGAGTGTCTCGTCGATCACGAAGGTTCCTCCACTAACACATGGGATGGGACGTCGGGCGTGGCAAAGGTGCCGATAGATGGTGTATCACTCACGACTGTGCCGATGCGCTCGCCGCGCACGACGCGGCCGATATTGCCGTCGTCCAGGCTGAAGACGACGATCGGCATCGTGTTCTCGCGGCAGAGACTGAAGGCCGCGGCGTCGGCGACCTGCAGGTCGCGACCGAGGACCTCGTCGTAGCTGATCTCGGAGAACTTCTGCGCCGCCGGGTTCTTGCGGGGATCG contains:
- a CDS encoding Lrp/AsnC family transcriptional regulator; its protein translation is MARNPARTELDEVNRAIIAQLQEDGRRPYASIGKAVGLSEAAVRQRVGKMVESGVMQIVAVTDPTQVGFDRQAMIAITASGDLEALAAKLAEIPEVVYIVVIAGGFDILAEVVVAGDDHLLRLVNGQIRAIPGVTRTETFLYLKLAKQTYDWGAR
- a CDS encoding aspartate aminotransferase family protein, producing the protein MAASANIDAAALDAKAHDHLWMHFTRHSSYAESPVPTIVRGEGSYIYDINGRRYLDGLSGLFVVNAGHGRRELAEAAYKQASELSFFPLWSYAHPPAIELADRLADYAPGDLNKVFFTTGGGEAVETAWKLAKHYFKLIGKPMKHKVISRAIAYHGTPHGALSITGIPELKQMFEPLVPGAHKVPNTNFYRAPEFGDDLKEFGRWAADAIEQAILNEGPDTVACVFLEPVQNAGGCFPPPPGYFQRVREICDRYDVLLVSDEVICSFGRLGPMFACDKFDYIPDMITCAKGMTSGYSPIGACIVSDRIAEPFWQGDTIFPHGFTFGGHPVSAAVALANFDIFEREGLNQRVLDNEQAFRATLEKLNDLPIVGDVRGDGYFYGIEMVKDKHTRETFNDDEAERLLRGFLSKALFEAGLYCRADDRGDPVIQLAPPLICGQGEFDEMEQILRSVLTEAWTRL
- the ald gene encoding alanine dehydrogenase codes for the protein MKVGIPREIKNHEYRVAITPAGVHELVTNGHQVIIERDAGVGSSIPNEDYTAAGAKLLDSADDIWADADLVLKVKEPIAEEYPRMRRDQVLFTYLHLAASKPCTDALLAAGTTAIAYETVQLSDRSLPLLAPMSEVAGRLAPQVGSYHLMRQGGGRGVLMGGVPGVYAARVVVIGAGVSGQNAAAIAIGMQAEVLLLDRNVARLRQMDAIYQGHCQTITSNSYEIEKAVLDADLVIGAVLIPGAKAPTLISNELVSRMKPGSVLVDISIDQGGCFEDSRPTTHDDPTYQIHNSIFYCVANMPGAVPHTSTYALTNVTLPYALELANQGWRDALRSDPALALGLNTHEGAVTNEPVAAAQGYSSVSLADVLG
- a CDS encoding FAD-binding oxidoreductase, with the translated sequence MSLRDLSLWHETVPGSLQPRAALDSDQRVDVAIVGAGYTGLWTAYYLLESDPSLRIAIVESEIAGFGASGRNGGWCSALYPVGAASMAREHGKAAAVAQLAAMRSAVDEVVRVDAVEGLDADVTRGGTVVLARSAAQLHRARDEVSEAADFGIDLQLLDAEAARGRLGASEVLGATFTPDCAALHPAKLARRLAEVVESRGATIYEMTAATSIEPGAVHTARATLRADTVIRATEGFTPRLPGYRRALAPIYSLMIATEPLSPAVWDELGLRHRETFSDFRNLIIYGQRTADDRIVFGGRGAPYHFGSRIDPAFDRNDAVFSGLQRTLVELFPALRRTKITHRWGGPLGVARDWRPSVGLDRTTGIGWAGGYVGDGVSTTNLAGRTLRDLILGRDSELTGLSWVGHRSPNWEPEPLRWLGANAGLQAMTWADAAEARGGRPSRVAATVNRIIGR
- a CDS encoding SDR family oxidoreductase translates to MGRYVITGATRGIGRALVELLSPAHDIIAVGRDEAALKELPVAERILLDLSRPASFAAVVDACPYLGHLDGLVHSAGIAQRASLANSSPELWEQHFTLNVTAVAELTRVLLPGLRAGRGSVVLINSGQGLNASADSAVYAASKFGLRGLADSLRAEEPALRVSTVYPGRVATEMQRELRAQEAGEYEPQKYIQPATLAVMIAQILATPSDSVVTELVVRPRG
- the rlmN gene encoding 23S rRNA (adenine(2503)-C(2))-methyltransferase RlmN produces the protein MTSLPLIFDAPKRGMPPRHLADLSESERREAAAELGYPAFRADQLSRHYFARLENDPAQMTDLPAAARSELGAALLPSLLTEVRHLETDAGTTRKTLWKLHDGTLVESVLMRYPGRMTVCVSSQAGCGMACPFCATGQGGLKRNLSTGEIVEQVAAAARSAARGELGGGVGRLSNVVFMGMGEPLANYNRVVAALHRLIDPSPAGLGLAQRSITVSTVGLVPAIRKLTDEGLNVTLAVSLHAPDDELRNTLVPVNTRWNVEEVLEAADGFADRTGRRYSIEYAMIRDVNDHAWRADLLGEMLRGRLAHVNLIPLNPTPGSQWDASPKSVEREFVRGLEQHGVSVTVRDTRGREIDGACGQLAASG
- a CDS encoding phosphatidate cytidylyltransferase, whose protein sequence is MTDPETTRVPRVAGTRSGRHRHAAPDDDTDADQPATALAVVDSAVVSRRGRHAAVIDDDADVRELYPPDPPKSRAGRNLPAAIGVAVALAALVLGSLFLYKPSFVIVIMVAISYGAYELVKALSASGVRVPLVPVLVGGIAMETAAWQRGPNGLVVALLITVAALVVWRLADGMAGYQRDVAGSILVLTYLPMLASFAVLLDRADDGVARVITFIAIVVCSDTGGYAAGVLFGKHLLAPIVSKGKTWEGFAGSVLACSICGGLIVSLTFHHAWWQGVLLGLALVVTATLGDLGESLIKRDLGIKDMGSLLPGHGGLMDRLDSLLPCAAVAYLVLTAILGG
- the frr gene encoding ribosome recycling factor, producing the protein MIDETLFDAEEKMEKAVSVARDEMGGIRSGRATPNAFSRINVEYYGAMTPIPQLASVSIPEARMAIIKPYDVSSLAAIEKAIRDSDLGVNPSNDGTLIRIVFPQLTEERRREMVKVAKGKGEDAKVSIRAVRRHAKDTLDKLAKDGEVGEDDAHRAEGELDKTTGKYTASIDDIVKAKEAELLEI